From the Musa acuminata AAA Group cultivar baxijiao chromosome BXJ3-1, Cavendish_Baxijiao_AAA, whole genome shotgun sequence genome, the window AGTTTGCGTATCATAGATCTTCTTTTCAGATGAAGCAAAAAACTTCAACCTAAACTTCCTGAAGAACAACCCAAAGGGTGATAAGATTAGAGGGTTTggtaataaaagaaaagaaatggatGAAGCTAAGAGTGAGTATGATAAAAAACATTGATTggcataaaattttatttagattaaaaaaaacaaGTATATCAAACTCAAATGCAAACTGCTTCCAGGAGAAAGAAAGACATTGGGCTGCCCTTCCAACTCACGTAACTTATTGAAAAACTGCTCCATGTGTTTCCAACATAGGGTAGCTCCAAGAATGTTAGAATTTTAACATTTAAAGGCACCTAGAAATGTAGATGATAGGTTATTTGGGGAAGAGGCAAAAAAAAGAGAGGTAAATGTTGGATGCTCTCCAATTTCTCCAAACTCACATTGGAAGGTATCGTGACCTCACAACACTCTCATGTTTTTCTGGAAAAATAATCATTCATTCAATAACTCATGATTCCATTACAATACTTTGCCCCTTTCTATAAGCCTCAAGTACAATAAGAAAAGGAAAATCATAACAAGAAAAAAGAAGTATGTAACCATGTCAAGGTAATCAACAATTTAgatccctttttttctttttgggaaGATAATTTTTTAGATTTGTCTCGACAAATAATCTTTCCCTTTGATGCTCGACAGTTTTTCATTTTCGTAACTTGGTAATTctttccaatttttttcttcatttacttcctttttattcttcttgaTCAATTCAGAAAATAAAGTAGAGATGTAAAGGATATTGCCATATAGCAACCTATAAGCTTCCTGAAGACCCCTTTATCATACCAAAACTATTCCAAATACAAAAAGGAAAAATGACTAGGGCTAAATTATAACATGTTAGTGGAACCCGAACTTGAGTTCATCACTATTCCAAAAGGATTTGTGTTTGACTTTTCTTCTTTCCACACCTAGTATAGACCCGAGAAATGTTTCCATTTAGTGTCCTGCCAATATGCAAAGCTAGATTTCGGTTTGGCATCATTGAAGATTAAAACCTCTTCTAAATGGGCTTGTACTCAATTGGAGTAAACCAGTAAGTTCAATGAAACTTATAAATGAAAAGGAAACTGGATGGTTTCTTTGTCATACTTCAATGGTTTTAGGGATACTATCCATATTTGCAGCTGCACTGCATCTCGGAGAAAGGAGCCCACCATATTCTTGCCATCAAAAAGGAAATAGGAGCAGTTAATCTCCAACTCCAAGACATTTTTGACATTGAGAAATAGCCTTTGTTAAGTTCTTTGCAGCAGATGAGAACTCAGACTAACAAGAGGATCACTGTCACTCGATAGTTGATCGCATCATTAGTATTTTATTCATATTGAGTTTTTCAGCTACTAAGACCATAAAGTTAGCTGACCACCCCACTGTTTAATTATAAAGCAAAATTTATAGTACACAAACCACATgcaaatttatatgtatatgtcatTGTTAGCATCAGCAGATTAGTCTCCCTGAATTATTAACACAGTTCGATGTACCAGATAAGATCAGAATCCTCCTAACCAATAATGGTTTAATGTTTACTTGTTGAACCCAGAACCTCAACCCCTTGCAATCTCAAGAATCAGCTTATAATAATTGTTTTGATGAAAATTACGATAAGAATGTTGTTGAAGGGGAAAAATCATAGGAGATGATGATGCTCCAAACTAATAACCACTCTTTCATCGTTGACAAGAATACACGCACAACAACTGTGGCTTTGTGCTACTCTATATGGACCTTTTTTTAGTTCGGCAAACCTCTGAAATTAAATCCACAGCTTCAGAGTCACAGCAGAGCAAGAAGTTATATAGTTGGCTAGGATATTATCTCTAACATCCATTCCTAATCAATCTTTTAACAGGCTGGGACATATTCATATGACTACTTATTATGCGTTGAAGGGATTGACTGTAGAAGGCAAGAGTTTCTAGGCTGCCAAGTACCCGTGTCCACAGTCTTGAAAAAGTGGATGCAACCCAGAACAATCAGAAGACACCACATTCCAAGAATAAAACTATGAGAAACTAGTCAAAAGATTAGGTCAAAGATGATCAACTTGACAATAGCAAAAGGAGATCTTTAATCTATCAACAAGTGCAGTGGAGAGAGACTACGAAAAGAAAGAAACGTGTTCAAGTTGCACAATTCCCCTCTCCATGATCCGCAAGAAGCGTGCTTTTAAAGCTGAATCGCACACGCCACTTTGTCATCAAGTTCAGATTAAACGTCACAGCGATCAAAAACTTCAATTTTCTTCACGGGACTCAGCAGTGGAATCCGACAAGAACGTTTAATTGACGATGAATGATATATAGACAAGAAAGTACCTGTTGCCCTTCACCTTGAACCAGGCCTCGGCGCAGTGGCGGTGCGCGACACCGAGCTCGCCCTTGCAACCGCATCCGAGCTGGAACAGCTCGGAGCCTTCCTCAAACCGATCCGGACTCAAATGACAGATCCGGCAGGCCATCGCCGTGTCCCAGTCGCTCCCGTCCGCCGCTCCATCGGCTGATCCGGCCACGTCGACGACCACGAAGGCGGCGCCCATCTCCACCGCTGCCCTCTCCTCCAAGACCACTACAACGGCGGCTTCCTCCGGCGGGCGGGCGACTTCAGGATCCGCCTCACCGCGTTCTTCGCCGTCGTTGCACCAGCACCCGAGCAGGACCTGCAAGGAGACTTCCTGCCCCCGATCCGGGCGCAACTGGCAGATCCGACAGGGCGTCTCCGCGTCCCGATCGTTCCCACCATCCGCAGCTCCATCTGCTGATCCCGCCACGTCCACAACAACGCAATCGCGATTCTCCTCCGCGGGAGGAGCAGCGTCGCCCTCTCTCTTCCCCCCTTCCTCTCCTTCATCCTCCTCAGCCGTGGCCGTCTTCTCCTCCAAGACGGCGGCGCCCGCACCGCGTTGCTCGCCGACTGCCATCGCACCTCACGACGAcattctctctctcgctctctctctctctctctctcgcgtgc encodes:
- the LOC103988378 gene encoding uncharacterized protein LOC103988378; amino-acid sequence: MAVGEQRGAGAAVLEEKTATAEEDEGEEGGKREGDAAPPAEENRDCVVVDVAGSADGAADGGNDRDAETPCRICQLRPDRGQEVSLQVLLGCWCNDGEERGEADPEVARPPEEAAVVVVLEERAAVEMGAAFVVVDVAGSADGAADGSDWDTAMACRICHLSPDRFEEGSELFQLGCGCKGELGVAHRHCAEAWFKVKGNRYCEICGENAKNVTGEDDSKFMNEWYERGDSSNRNVSERCSCWRHQPFCNFLMACLVIAFMLPWFLRVNMF